In Miscanthus floridulus cultivar M001 chromosome 19, ASM1932011v1, whole genome shotgun sequence, the DNA window aaaagtaaagctaagcttgagacttatttagtggtaaaatctagcatgggttggcttatagtcttgcgataTCACACCAAACGCGTGTGTGGTGTGGcggccaccgtgtaccgaagggaataaggcccgcgacggttcggccggaagcttgatagtgaagacgacaggGAGTTGTCTGGGAgaagcttgccggaaggcacaccggagacccacttgcacgtggggaagaccCGGAGCTATCCACGGaattacccgaccaggagcttgacccttgcgagggattccttgcgaggggctccaacaaaaACTAAAAAAGAAACTTGTATGCAACTCGATACCTCGGACGTGTCACATGGCCCTACACCCTGTGTCTGTTCGACACTCGAGTAAAGCTCGGACGAATGGACCAAGAATTACCGTTTATTTTACTGCCTGTGTTGTTTTACTGGTGTGTGTGGTCGCCCACTCGGACATGGTTGTGGTGCAGGCTAGCGGGCAcgaaaatttgaatttgaaaagggAGCGCCGAAAGTACCACGCAATTTGGAATTTTAAATACACGAGCTACGACTTTTTAAAATAGTGCCCCGCCGGCCGCGGCCTAGCGGGAAACGGCTATAAAACGAAGGCCGAACTGCTCGGTCGTCTCGTCACCGACACCAACGATAGTAGGCTTAAGTTCAAACGCTGCATTGCCGCCCAGGGAAAAGAAAAACTTTCTAGTTTCTACGATCAGGCACCCGGTCCCTGTCTCCCCTGTGACTGTGAGCATCGCATGGATCGGCGCTATTCTAGGCTAACCAAGGTAGGCTTCAGTATCCTAGCGTGCAACTCGGCGCTCGCCGTCTGCAAATCCTGGGGCGACGCAGGCGCCGTCGCGTTCGTGCTCGTCGCGGACGCGGCCCTCGTCCTCCTCTTCGTCTGCCTCCGTGAGTTCGAGCGTCGCCGCGGCAGGGCAGGGAGCGGCAGGGTCAAGGCCGCGGTGTGGGCGCTCACCGGGCTGCTGACGGCGATGTTCGCGTCCAGGGTGGCTCCGCTCATGCCGCCGCCGGTGGACGCCCTGGTCTGGGGCATGGCCGTGGCCACGGCCGCCGGCGGGCTGTGGGCCTTGTTCTTCAACTAGCTAGTACCTAAGTTGCAGTCGTGCATGATTTGTATTTGCCTGTCGTCGCTTTACAGAATCCTATTCCTTCCTTCGTCACCTCGGTTTCTTCTTCTGGAACTGGATTCCACATCATTATGTTCGTAGCTCGACAAATAAAAGTCGAACGTCGTCTTGAATCTTGATAGTCGCTGTAGTTCAATGAGCGTCGGCTTGATGGAGAGAGAGGGCCGCGTCGGAAGGGGTAAGGTGCCGACTGCCGAGGCAACACTGCAGTGCTCTACGGAactcagattttttttttttattcTGAGGCTCGCAAATGATGCGGTGGCGCACCGTTTACAATAATTTCCCTCTTTCCTTTTTGGTGGAAATTTTGGTTATCAAGCAGCATCATAGGTACCGTCTGTactggattgttgaaatctaGGAAATAAAATCTAGGACACCGATTTTAGGAACACATCACATTCCAATAGAATATGTGGATACCGAAGTTTTAGAATTCACGTCGGGTGTGGCTAGCGCCCTGACAGATGCGCGCATCTTGGATGCCCGCGCAGCCTGCTCCCGTCCGCCTTCGCCCCGACCCCGTCTCTCTTCGTCACGCCCCACGCACGCACTTTGCCCCGCCTCTGCCCGCTGGTCGCCCTTGACCCCCTCGTCTCCCTCCTTGCAGGCAGCACTCAAGAGCCAGGATGAGCACCTGAGAACGAGCACGCCCCCAACGTGCTACGACCACAACACCACCATCCGGTGGCCCCCAGCGGCACCGTCCACcgaccccccccccacccccctgcGCGCCCGCCACGCCCAACACGCTTGAACCCCgccatagatgaaacatttgaatgcaacatacgtctgaaaaagtggatgaaacatttagaacacacacttgcaacatgggtGTAAAACACACGAAACAGCAACTCGCAACATGAAACCatttgctgcaacataagactgaaacaactgaaatatttggaacatactattgcaacatatgtgtgaaacatatgcaacatccagataaaaaaagATTGCAACAGATGTCTGAAAACAGATGGAACATTTTGAATAAACGCTTGTAATATGTCTCTGAAaaacttgcaacatatacaaTGCAACatctctcgatctacttttgcaacatcaagatgaaataattacaacatacatctgaaatgccTAAAACATTTGAATCATACATATGCAGCATAGGGGAGGGAAGGCCGGGCCAGTCGATTCCGGCCGTCGGGGTGGGAGCCGACGGCGAGCCATAGtccgcgagcaccaccagcatcgGACATGCTCGTGGGTGCTCTTGGCTCGACCGGGGAAGACCTAAGGCGCCACGGCACGTGTGCCCAGcggccatggtggggtcagcggcACGCCCAACGACGATGGGCAACGGACGAACGGCGGGGGAGCGAGCGACGCAGGGAGCGGGGGGCGGTGCGGCGCGGCCGGTGATGGGGGGTAGGCCACGGTGCGGCAGCCCGATGAGCGCGCGCTGGGAAGACGGCGGACGGATGAGAAGCCACGTCGAGCGACGCAGGTGGCTACCACGTAGGTGAGCGCGTAGGGAGCAATGGTGTGCAGCGCGGCTGGCAACGGAGAAAGGAAACGGCGCGACAGCCCAATGATCACGCGCTAGAGAAGAGGGTGGACAGATGCTTTGGAGCCGGACAGATACGCAACGAGGATTGAGGTATGGGCTTGGGAGAGACGGGTGGATAAACACAAAAGAATAGAGATTTGTTTCTGTTTAGGACCCACCCCTAGGAGCTGTGTTCGGACGCGAAGTTACATACGGACGGCACACAGGAAGTATTGCAATCCGAACGATACCCCAGCAGACATGTAATTTGATGCATTGCATTGATCAGTGAAGGTGGACCACATGTGCGTGGCTAAGTACGTATCAGTAAACTATGCCGTTCGGCTTTGCCGGCATGGTCCGCACGGCCTCTAGTAGTCTGTTGGACGGCGTGGTCGGTGCCGCGTCTGGTACGTCCGTACGTGGCACAGGCCCACAGCACTACACACGTGGCTGCGGTGTCATCATCGTTATCCCCGTCGCGGCCCATAAGCCCAACATCGTTTTCAGCGTGGGTCATCATCCTTTTGAGATGTTGTATAGCCACGCGGCCCATAAGCTACCTTCTGTAGTACgagtaccattgccatccttcgtCGTTGGGAAGGGGGGATGCAGGAGGGTCGGCGGCTAGTGGGCCCGAGAGGAGTGGGGAGCCCAGAGGAAATGAACTAATCGAGTAGGAGCCACCCTTGACCCTGAAGATAAGctcaacgggggggggggggggggggggggggggggggggggggggggggggggggggggggggggggtggggggagagagaggatagaggagagaggagagagagaatgcGGCGGGTAAGAAGAGAGATGTGTTTTTGGGCGGAGTGGAGAGACAAtgaagaaaagaataaaaaaaacacAATGATAGGTGTAGTCTAGATTTATTGATGATCTACAAAATTATCTCCTTCAATAATCTGAAAAGAGTATTGGGACAACCATATTACCAATATGTTGTGGAGTAGTAACTAGATctactggagatgctcttatcaaTTACTTCCTCCGTCTAAGAAAGAAAGCAAGTACGAGTTGCGTGCCGACAAAAATAGTTCACGTTTGACCAAATTTCTAGTGAATACTATTTTCATTTATGACTGCAAATTAATATATTGTGAAAAtgcatttcataattaatctaatgatatttatttgatattgatAAATATTAATGCCTTTTAATCTTTAATTAGTCAAATTTAAGATAAAAAAATATGATACTATGCTAGAATTGCATTCCTCGTGGATAGAGGGAGTATTCGGTTAGGCCATCCACGTAGTCGTGCAC includes these proteins:
- the LOC136525241 gene encoding uncharacterized protein translates to MDRRYSRLTKVGFSILACNSALAVCKSWGDAGAVAFVLVADAALVLLFVCLREFERRRGRAGSGRVKAAVWALTGLLTAMFASRVAPLMPPPVDALVWGMAVATAAGGLWALFFN